In Streptomyces sp. DG2A-72, one genomic interval encodes:
- a CDS encoding glutamate racemase — protein MKIALMDSGIGLLAATAAVRRLRPDADLVLSLDPDGMPWGPRTTEDLTERAVAVAEAAAAHRPDALIVGCNTATVHALTTLRALLEPGIPVIGTVPAIKPAAAGGGPFAIWATPATTGSPYQRGLIRDFADGVTVTEVPCHGLAEAVEHADEAAITAAVAAAAALTPDDVTTVVLGCTHYELVAERIRTAVQRPGRPPLVLHGSAGAVAAQALRRIGELPAPEAAADGTLTVLLSGREGVLPTPALAYEEGRQLPAISPAR, from the coding sequence GTGAAGATCGCGCTCATGGACTCCGGAATCGGTCTGCTGGCGGCCACTGCCGCGGTACGGCGTCTGCGACCCGACGCAGATCTCGTCCTCTCCCTCGACCCCGACGGCATGCCCTGGGGACCCAGGACCACCGAGGACCTCACGGAGCGCGCCGTCGCCGTCGCCGAGGCGGCCGCCGCCCACCGGCCCGACGCCCTGATCGTCGGCTGCAACACCGCGACCGTCCATGCGCTGACCACCCTGCGCGCCCTCCTGGAACCCGGTATTCCGGTCATCGGTACGGTCCCGGCGATCAAGCCGGCCGCGGCCGGCGGCGGCCCCTTCGCGATCTGGGCGACGCCGGCCACCACCGGCAGCCCTTACCAGCGCGGTCTGATCCGGGACTTCGCCGACGGTGTGACGGTCACCGAGGTGCCCTGTCATGGCCTGGCCGAAGCCGTTGAACACGCGGACGAGGCCGCCATCACCGCCGCCGTTGCCGCAGCCGCAGCGCTGACCCCCGACGATGTAACGACCGTCGTCCTGGGCTGCACCCATTACGAACTGGTCGCCGAACGCATCCGCACCGCCGTGCAGCGCCCCGGCCGCCCGCCGCTCGTCCTGCACGGTTCCGCCGGAGCGGTCGCCGCCCAGGCGCTGCGCCGGATCGGCGAGCTGCCCGCCCCGGAGGCCGCCGCGGACGGCACCTTGACGGTGCTGCTGAGCGGGCGCGAGGGCGTGCTGCCCACGCCCGCCCTGGCCTACGAGGAGGGCCGGCAGCTCCCGGCGATCAGCCCTGCCCGGTGA
- a CDS encoding glycosyltransferase, with amino-acid sequence MSAIAWTAAASLVAWLWLLLGQGFFWRTDVRLPSRREPGTWPAVCVVVPARDEAAVLPESLPSLLVQNYPGRAEVFLIDDGSTDGTGELARALSRRHGGLPLTVSSPGEPPRGWTGKLWAVRHGIGLARARDPEYLLLTDADIAHAPDSLRELVAAAHAGGFDVVSQMARLRVASVWERLVVPAFVYFFAQLYPFRRIGKQGARTAAAAGGCVLLRAETAERARIPDAIRHAVIDDVALARAVKDGGGHIWLGLAERVDSVRPYPRLYDLWRMVSRSAYAQLRHNPLLLAGMVAGLAVVYLVPPVALVRGLAAGDAAAAVAGALAWLLMTGTYVPMLRYYRQPLWLAPLLPFTAFLYLLMTVDSAVQHYRGRVAAWKGRTYARPGAVPDEG; translated from the coding sequence GTGAGTGCCATCGCGTGGACCGCCGCCGCATCACTGGTCGCCTGGCTGTGGCTGCTGCTGGGGCAGGGCTTCTTCTGGCGTACGGACGTACGCCTGCCGTCGCGTCGCGAACCGGGGACCTGGCCTGCTGTCTGTGTCGTCGTCCCGGCCCGGGACGAGGCCGCCGTACTGCCCGAGAGTCTGCCGTCGCTGCTCGTCCAGAACTATCCGGGGCGGGCGGAGGTGTTCCTGATCGACGACGGCAGCACGGACGGCACCGGGGAGTTGGCCCGGGCGCTGTCCCGGCGGCACGGCGGGCTGCCGCTGACCGTTTCCTCGCCGGGTGAGCCGCCCAGGGGCTGGACCGGCAAGCTGTGGGCGGTTCGCCACGGCATCGGCCTGGCACGCGCGCGTGACCCCGAGTATCTGCTGCTGACGGACGCCGATATCGCCCATGCCCCGGACAGTCTGCGGGAGTTGGTCGCGGCAGCGCACGCCGGAGGTTTCGACGTGGTCTCCCAGATGGCCCGGCTGCGGGTGGCGAGTGTGTGGGAGCGGCTCGTCGTGCCCGCCTTCGTCTACTTCTTCGCCCAGTTGTATCCCTTCCGCCGGATCGGCAAGCAGGGGGCGCGGACCGCGGCCGCGGCGGGCGGCTGTGTGCTGCTGCGGGCCGAGACGGCCGAGCGGGCGCGGATCCCGGACGCCATCCGGCACGCCGTCATCGACGATGTGGCACTCGCGCGTGCCGTCAAGGACGGCGGGGGTCACATCTGGCTGGGGCTGGCGGAGCGGGTGGACAGCGTGCGCCCGTATCCACGGCTGTACGACCTGTGGCGGATGGTCTCGCGCAGCGCGTACGCGCAGTTGAGGCACAATCCGCTGCTGCTCGCCGGTATGGTCGCGGGGCTCGCGGTGGTCTATCTGGTGCCGCCCGTTGCCCTGGTCCGGGGCCTGGCCGCGGGCGATGCGGCGGCTGCGGTCGCCGGTGCCCTCGCGTGGCTGCTGATGACGGGGACGTATGTCCCGATGCTCCGTTACTACCGGCAGCCCCTGTGGCTCGCTCCGCTGCTGCCGTTCACCGCGTTCCTGTATCTGCTCATGACGGTCGATTCCGCGGTCCAGCACTACCGGGGCCGCGTCGCGGCCTGGAAGGGCCGCACCTACGCACGTCCGGGCGCCGTCCCCGACGAGGGCTGA
- a CDS encoding DUF6643 family protein, whose translation MTSPRSTYGGGYYSASFPDTPIYDKLVAERGTPQIAPIRVPAAYDMPGSHLPALPSALPALPAAPSQPSYGYPQAQQPAPLQQAPAAHIPQQAGAPRGYPGPQQQQPRPMAPGTGYEAMRPAAPRPTPAPYQDPYNNQQYRGY comes from the coding sequence ATGACCTCCCCCCGCTCCACTTATGGCGGCGGCTACTACTCCGCCTCCTTCCCGGACACTCCGATCTACGACAAGCTCGTCGCCGAGCGGGGTACGCCGCAGATCGCCCCGATCCGGGTCCCTGCGGCGTACGACATGCCGGGCAGCCACCTGCCCGCGCTGCCGTCGGCGCTGCCGGCCCTTCCGGCCGCCCCGTCCCAGCCCTCCTACGGCTACCCGCAGGCGCAGCAGCCGGCCCCGCTGCAACAGGCACCCGCGGCCCACATCCCGCAGCAGGCCGGTGCACCCCGCGGCTATCCCGGTCCGCAACAGCAGCAGCCGCGCCCGATGGCGCCCGGTACGGGCTACGAGGCGATGCGCCCCGCGGCTCCCCGGCCCACCCCGGCTCCGTACCAGGACCCGTACAACAACCAGCAGTACCGCGGCTACTGA
- a CDS encoding MOSC domain-containing protein: MGNAQLQSIHVHPVKSVRGQAPREAVVEPWGLAGDRRWALIDDGGKVVTQRRQPRLAMAAAELVPGGGVRLSAPGMDPLTVPVPEPIGAVTMEIFRDKVDAFPAADAAAHAWCSDYLGAEVRLVHMDAPATRRPVDPEYALPGETVTFADGYPLLLTSAASLDALNSLIAQGDHPDEGPLPMNRFRPNMVVSGTAAWAEDDWSRLAIGEVVFRVAKKCGRCVVTTTDQGTAGRGSEPLHTLGRHRRLAGKLVFGQNLVPQSRGTIRVGDPVRILERE; the protein is encoded by the coding sequence ATGGGGAACGCGCAGCTGCAGTCGATTCATGTTCATCCAGTCAAGTCGGTCCGGGGCCAGGCGCCCCGGGAGGCCGTCGTGGAGCCCTGGGGCCTGGCCGGAGACCGACGATGGGCGCTGATCGACGACGGGGGAAAGGTCGTCACGCAACGCCGGCAGCCACGCCTGGCGATGGCCGCCGCCGAGCTTGTGCCCGGCGGCGGCGTTCGGCTGTCCGCACCCGGTATGGATCCGTTGACGGTTCCCGTCCCGGAGCCCATCGGCGCGGTGACGATGGAGATCTTCCGTGACAAGGTCGACGCCTTCCCGGCCGCCGACGCGGCGGCGCACGCCTGGTGCAGTGACTATCTCGGCGCCGAGGTGCGCCTCGTGCACATGGACGCCCCGGCCACACGCCGGCCCGTCGACCCCGAGTACGCGCTGCCGGGCGAGACCGTCACCTTCGCCGACGGCTATCCGCTGCTGCTCACCTCGGCCGCCTCGCTCGACGCCCTCAACTCCCTGATCGCCCAGGGCGATCACCCGGACGAGGGCCCCCTGCCCATGAACCGCTTCCGGCCGAACATGGTGGTGTCGGGCACCGCCGCCTGGGCCGAGGACGACTGGTCGCGCCTGGCCATCGGCGAGGTCGTCTTCCGAGTCGCCAAGAAGTGCGGGCGCTGCGTCGTGACCACCACCGACCAGGGCACCGCCGGACGCGGCAGCGAGCCCCTCCACACCCTCGGCCGACATCGCCGCCTCGCCGGCAAGCTGGTTTTCGGACAGAACCTGGTGCCCCAGTCACGCGGCACGATCCGGGTCGGCGACCCGGTCAGGATCCTGGAACGAGAGTGA
- a CDS encoding right-handed parallel beta-helix repeat-containing protein, translating into MAQGTVQVTHTGTSRWRRRTGEYASLAAALEAAADGDVLTVAPGTYRENLVVQRAVTLRGPEGSPGSVRIAPVDGVPLTVRASAVVQDLHVEGQDAAAPALLVEEGAPELSDVRIVTRSAAGIEVRGGARPTVRRCTVDNPAGIGIAVLDGGGGVFEECEVVSAGQSGVAVRGGAHPRLERCRVHHTSGAGLTATGENSALEAVGCEVYEVRGSGVQVSGRATAHLTDCDVHRTTADGVTLDTDAVLTLADCRIHDIPENAVDLRSRSVLTLTRTTVRQFGRNGLSVWDPGTRVDANQCEIFDSTGDYPAVWVSDGATAVLDSCRVHDVPDALFVLDRGSRADVVDSDISQVRNTAVSVSDGATAQLDDCRIRDAATGAWFRDHGSGGTLNGCTLDGMQTGVIVTKGADPTIERCTVDSPAEAGFYVSAGGRGSFLNCRVTGSGGYGFHVIDGCRTTLKKCRTERCARGGYEFADGGPETAGAGPVVEDCSSDESGGFRPPAARETVVQTVSQSPGLLGAIPGQRTTEQEPLVAATLPEKPTRTSKDVLGELDALVGLESVKREVRALTDMIEVGRRRQQAGLKAASVKRHLVFTGSPGTGKTTVARLYGEILAALGVLEKGHLVEVSRVDLVGEHIGSTAIRTQEAFDKARGGVLFIDEAYALSPEDSGRDFGKEAIDTLVKLMEDHRDAVVVIVAGYTAEMERFLSINPGVASRFSRTITFSDYNPEELLRIVEQQAEEHEYRLAPGASEGLLKYFTAIPKGPAFGNGRTARQTFEAMVERHASRVAQFEEPSTDDLTLLYAEDLPDSP; encoded by the coding sequence ATGGCACAGGGCACGGTCCAGGTGACGCACACCGGCACATCGCGGTGGCGCCGCCGCACGGGTGAGTACGCATCGCTCGCCGCCGCCCTGGAGGCAGCGGCCGACGGCGACGTCCTCACCGTCGCGCCAGGCACCTACCGGGAGAACCTCGTGGTGCAGCGGGCGGTGACCCTGCGCGGCCCTGAGGGCTCCCCCGGCTCCGTCCGCATCGCGCCCGTGGACGGTGTGCCGTTGACCGTGCGTGCCTCCGCGGTCGTACAGGACCTGCATGTGGAGGGCCAGGACGCGGCCGCGCCCGCGCTGCTCGTCGAGGAAGGCGCACCCGAGCTGTCGGATGTGCGGATCGTCACGCGGTCCGCGGCAGGCATCGAGGTACGCGGCGGCGCCCGGCCGACGGTGCGGCGCTGCACCGTCGACAACCCGGCCGGCATCGGCATCGCCGTACTCGACGGCGGGGGCGGGGTGTTCGAGGAGTGCGAGGTCGTCTCGGCCGGCCAGTCCGGGGTCGCGGTACGCGGGGGTGCCCACCCGCGCCTGGAGCGCTGCCGCGTCCACCACACGTCGGGCGCGGGCCTGACGGCGACCGGGGAGAACTCGGCGCTGGAGGCCGTGGGCTGCGAGGTGTACGAGGTCCGGGGCAGCGGCGTGCAGGTCAGCGGCCGGGCCACGGCACATCTCACCGACTGCGATGTGCACCGCACCACCGCCGACGGGGTCACCCTCGACACGGACGCCGTGCTGACTCTGGCCGACTGCCGCATCCATGACATCCCGGAGAACGCGGTCGACCTGCGCTCGCGCTCCGTGCTGACGCTGACCCGCACGACGGTGCGTCAGTTCGGCCGCAACGGCCTGTCGGTGTGGGACCCGGGCACCCGCGTGGACGCCAACCAGTGCGAGATCTTCGACAGCACCGGCGACTATCCCGCGGTGTGGGTCAGCGACGGCGCCACCGCGGTCCTCGACTCCTGCCGGGTGCACGACGTCCCGGACGCGCTGTTCGTCCTGGACCGCGGCTCCCGCGCGGACGTCGTCGACAGCGACATCTCCCAGGTGCGCAACACGGCCGTGTCGGTGAGTGACGGAGCCACCGCACAGCTCGACGACTGCCGTATCCGGGACGCGGCGACGGGCGCCTGGTTCCGCGACCACGGCAGCGGCGGCACCCTCAACGGCTGCACGCTGGACGGCATGCAGACCGGCGTGATCGTCACCAAGGGCGCCGACCCCACCATCGAGCGGTGCACGGTCGACTCCCCCGCGGAAGCCGGTTTCTATGTGTCGGCGGGCGGCCGTGGCAGCTTCCTGAACTGCCGGGTGACGGGCAGCGGTGGCTATGGCTTCCATGTGATCGACGGCTGCCGTACGACGCTGAAGAAGTGCCGTACGGAGCGGTGTGCGCGCGGCGGGTACGAGTTCGCCGACGGCGGGCCGGAGACGGCCGGTGCCGGTCCGGTCGTGGAGGACTGCAGCAGCGACGAGAGCGGGGGCTTCAGGCCGCCCGCGGCGCGGGAGACGGTGGTGCAGACGGTCAGTCAGTCGCCGGGCCTGCTGGGCGCGATCCCGGGGCAGCGCACCACCGAACAGGAGCCGCTCGTCGCCGCCACCCTGCCCGAGAAGCCGACGCGGACCTCGAAGGACGTCCTCGGTGAACTGGACGCGCTGGTCGGCCTGGAGAGCGTCAAGCGCGAAGTGCGGGCGCTGACCGACATGATCGAGGTGGGCCGGCGCCGCCAGCAGGCGGGCCTCAAGGCCGCATCCGTCAAGCGTCACTTGGTCTTCACCGGCTCCCCCGGCACCGGCAAGACGACGGTGGCCCGTCTGTACGGCGAGATCCTGGCCGCGCTCGGCGTGCTGGAGAAGGGCCATCTCGTCGAGGTGTCCCGCGTCGACCTGGTCGGCGAGCACATCGGCTCCACGGCGATCCGCACCCAGGAGGCCTTCGACAAGGCGCGCGGCGGCGTGCTGTTCATCGACGAGGCGTACGCGCTGTCACCGGAGGACTCGGGCCGGGACTTCGGCAAGGAGGCCATCGACACGCTGGTGAAGCTGATGGAGGACCACCGGGACGCGGTCGTGGTGATCGTCGCGGGCTACACGGCCGAGATGGAACGCTTCCTGTCCATCAACCCTGGCGTGGCCTCCCGCTTCTCGCGGACCATCACCTTCAGCGACTACAACCCCGAAGAACTCCTGCGCATCGTGGAGCAGCAGGCCGAGGAGCACGAGTACCGGCTGGCACCGGGCGCCTCGGAAGGCCTGCTGAAGTACTTCACCGCGATCCCCAAGGGCCCCGCGTTCGGCAACGGCCGTACCGCCCGCCAGACCTTCGAGGCGATGGTGGAGCGGCACGCGAGCCGGGTCGCGCAGTTCGAGGAGCCGAGCACGGACGATCTGACGCTGCTCTACGCCGAGGACCTGCCCGACTCGCCCTGA